The Nymphaea colorata isolate Beijing-Zhang1983 unplaced genomic scaffold, ASM883128v2 scaffold0701, whole genome shotgun sequence genome includes a window with the following:
- the LOC116245496 gene encoding uncharacterized protein LOC116245496: MIDTSRHFLPVSEILKAIDHMLYSKLNVLHWHIIDEDAFPMEVPEVPELSEFGHIGGIFTVADIKTVIEYARIRGIRVVPEIDSPAHTQSWGRSEKYKDITLTCNGIYMGQFDPTLDLTWEVVNDVMNYVNDTFDDQYVHFGGDETTAEKSLERYFPTKKVIYWANEDIDLPMQDEDVIEWWGISTNVGRMVGRKNEVILSNYDITYLDIGFGNFYGNVYGVYEDWRKMYSYEPRVPSVNVIGGESCMWSELTNKHTFEQKVIQRSSVIGERLWNVNVDISSEINNIATRLTAHTQRLRERGFKVWPVTVGLCEQDMDICF; the protein is encoded by the exons ATGATTGACACTTCAAGACACTTCCTGCCCGTCTCTGAGATCCTGAAGGCCATTGACCATATGCTTTACTCAAAGCTGAACGTCCTTCACTGGCACATCATCGACGAGGATGCCTTCCCTATGGAGGTGCCAGAAGTGCCTGAGCTCAGCGAGTTCGGCCATATCGGTGGGATTTTCACAGTTGCTGACATCAAGACTGTTATCGAATATGCTAGGATTAGAGGAATCCGCGTGGTGCCAGAGATCGACTCTCCTGCTCACACCCAATCGTGGGGAAGGAGTGAAAAATACAAGGACATCACTCTCACATGCAACGGAATCTATATGGGCCAGTTTGATCCCACTCTCGACCTGACCTGGGAAGTAGTCAACGATGTCATGAACTACGTCAATGACACATTCGATGACCAGTACGTCCACTTCGGAGGAGACGAG ACAACAGCAGAAAAAAGTCTGGAGAGGTATTTCCCAACCAAAAAGGTGATCTACTGGGCAAACGAAGACATTGATCTTCCCATGCAAGATGAGGACGTCATCGAATGGTGGGGAATAAGCACCAACGTGGGAAGGATGGTCGGAAGAAAAAACGAAGTCATTTTGTCCAACTACGATATCACCTATCTCGACATCGGCTTTGGCAACTTCTACGGCAACGTTTACGGAGTCTATGAGGACTGGAGGAAGATGTACAGCTACGAGCCAAGAGTGCCTTCAGTTAACGTCATCGGTGGAGAGTCATGCATGTGGAGCGAACTCACCAACAAGCACACCTTCGAGCAGAAAGTCATCCAAAGGTCCAGCGTTATCGGTGAACGCCTTTGGAACGTCAACGTTGACATCAGCTCAGAGATAAACAACATCGCCACCCGGCTGACAGCTCATACCCAAAGGCTGAGAGAAAGGGGATTCAAGGTGTGGCCAGTCACTGTTGGTCTCTGCGAGCAGGACATGGATATTTGTTTCTGA